From Aliarcobacter butzleri, the proteins below share one genomic window:
- a CDS encoding heavy metal translocating P-type ATPase — MKKVKLQNLDCASCALKIEKSLANMEELSNVKLNFSTSTLTFEQNTKKDILDKIEKEIQKIEKDVIILKDQIKTQKTFWQNLDKKLLIITLISFFLTYISYNYIENNYLKFTVYLVAYLLVGFDVLFKAFKNLTNARFFDENFLMSIATIGAFVLGDFVEGIAVMVFYQIGEMFQKVAVNNSRDSINSLLDIKPEYANVKEGENVIQKAPEDVKIGDIILVKAGEKVPVDGILQSNDCSFDTSAITGEFKPKTIKENEEVLSGFINISIASYVKVTSLYKDSTIAKIIELIENASSKKANAEKFITKFASVYTPIVIALALILAFIPPLFIEGAIYSDWIERALVFLVISCPCALVVSIPLSFFSAIGAVSKKGVLVKGANYIEKLTEIQEIIFDKTGTLTKGVFQVTRVESFNLDENKLLEYAALVESFSTHPIAKAIVNAYDKELNLKEVSSCEELSGLGIKAKIKNKDILVGNERLLKQFGVEVRKEIKEELNIVYIAIDSKFEGFIVVSDIIKNEAKDFINELKKLNISKTYMLTGDKKEVALKVADDLQIDEVKYELLPQDKLKSYEEIKNKTGKITAFVGDGINDAPTLANSDVGFAMGKVGSDLAIKSADIVVLNDNLNSISDAIKIAKKTKTIVYQNIIFIMFIKVIFLVLGADAIIGMKEAIFADMGVALIAIFNSMRILKTIEEKPKKDSFCSYKKS, encoded by the coding sequence ATGAAAAAGGTCAAATTACAAAATTTAGATTGTGCATCTTGTGCTTTAAAGATTGAAAAATCTTTAGCTAATATGGAAGAGTTATCAAATGTAAAATTAAATTTTTCTACTTCAACTCTCACTTTTGAGCAAAATACAAAAAAAGATATTTTAGACAAAATAGAAAAAGAGATTCAAAAGATAGAAAAAGATGTAATTATTTTAAAAGATCAGATAAAAACTCAAAAAACATTTTGGCAAAATTTAGATAAAAAACTTTTAATTATCACTTTGATTTCTTTTTTTCTAACTTATATTTCTTACAACTATATAGAAAACAATTATTTAAAATTTACAGTTTATTTAGTAGCATATTTATTAGTTGGTTTTGATGTTTTATTTAAAGCTTTTAAAAATTTAACAAATGCTAGATTTTTTGATGAAAATTTTTTGATGTCAATTGCTACTATTGGAGCTTTTGTTTTGGGAGATTTTGTTGAAGGTATTGCTGTTATGGTATTTTATCAAATTGGTGAAATGTTCCAAAAAGTTGCAGTTAATAATTCAAGAGATAGTATAAACTCACTTTTAGATATAAAACCAGAATATGCAAATGTAAAAGAGGGTGAAAATGTTATACAAAAAGCTCCTGAAGATGTAAAAATAGGGGATATTATTTTAGTAAAAGCTGGTGAAAAAGTTCCTGTTGATGGAATTTTGCAAAGTAATGATTGTTCTTTTGATACTAGTGCAATTACAGGTGAATTTAAACCAAAAACGATAAAAGAGAATGAAGAAGTTTTAAGTGGATTTATAAATATTTCAATAGCTTCTTATGTAAAAGTAACTTCTTTATATAAAGATTCAACTATTGCAAAAATTATAGAACTTATTGAAAATGCAAGTTCAAAAAAAGCAAACGCAGAAAAATTTATAACAAAATTTGCATCAGTTTATACTCCAATTGTTATAGCTTTAGCTTTAATTTTAGCATTTATTCCTCCTTTATTTATCGAAGGTGCGATTTATTCTGATTGGATTGAAAGAGCATTAGTATTTTTGGTTATTTCTTGCCCTTGTGCTTTAGTTGTTTCTATTCCTTTATCATTTTTTAGTGCAATTGGTGCTGTTTCAAAAAAAGGTGTATTAGTAAAAGGTGCAAACTATATAGAAAAATTAACAGAGATTCAAGAAATTATTTTTGATAAAACTGGAACTTTAACAAAAGGAGTTTTTCAAGTTACAAGAGTAGAGAGTTTTAATTTAGATGAAAATAAACTTTTAGAATATGCTGCTTTAGTAGAAAGTTTTTCAACACATCCAATAGCAAAGGCAATAGTAAACGCTTATGATAAAGAGTTAAATTTAAAAGAAGTAAGTTCTTGTGAAGAGTTAAGTGGATTGGGAATAAAAGCAAAGATAAAAAATAAAGATATTTTAGTTGGAAATGAAAGACTACTTAAACAGTTTGGTGTAGAAGTAAGAAAAGAGATAAAAGAAGAATTAAATATCGTTTATATTGCTATTGATTCTAAATTTGAAGGATTTATTGTTGTAAGTGATATTATAAAAAATGAAGCAAAAGATTTTATAAATGAACTTAAAAAATTAAATATTTCTAAAACTTATATGCTAACAGGTGATAAAAAAGAAGTTGCTTTAAAAGTAGCAGATGATTTACAAATTGATGAGGTAAAATATGAACTTCTACCTCAAGACAAACTAAAAAGTTATGAAGAGATAAAAAACAAAACAGGAAAGATTACAGCTTTTGTAGGTGATGGAATAAATGATGCTCCAACTTTGGCAAATTCTGATGTAGGTTTTGCTATGGGAAAAGTTGGTAGTGATTTAGCTATAAAATCAGCAGATATTGTAGTTTTAAATGATAATTTAAATTCAATAAGTGATGCTATAAAAATTGCTAAAAAAACAAAAACTATTGTGTATCAAAATATCATTTTTATTATGTTTATAAAAGTTATATTTTTAGTTTTAGGTGCAGATGCAATTATTGGTATGAAAGAAGCGATTTTTGCGGATATGGGAGTTGCATTAATAGCGATATTTAACTCGATGAGAATTTTAAAAACAATAGAAGAAAAACCTAAAAAAGACTCTTTTTGTTCATATAAAAAAAGCTAA